DNA from Methanococcus voltae:
GGAGCGTCATTTATTCCATCACCCACAAATACAACCCTTTTTAATTTGTGATTTGAAATGTTTCTTTCGATTTTATCGCTTGGATTATCTTGCAAAATACAGGTTTTTGCCACCTTTTTAAATTTTATATCCTTATTTAATTCATCTCTTATTTTTAGTACAATTTCAGATTTTTCATTTGGCAATATTTCAGAGTAAATATTTTCTTCAGGGATTCCCAACTGATTACCGATTACAGTAGCAGTTTTCTTATTGTCCCCTGTAATCATATATGGACTAATTCCTAAATTCATTAAATTAGCAATCGTAGTTTTTGCGTTTGGCTTCACTTTATCCGCAATTGCCACTAAACCCTTAATTTCGTTATCAACTGCTAAAAGTACTATTGATTGAGCATCTTCTTGATATTCATCTAATTTTTTAAGGTACTTTTTAGGTATGGAAATATTGTTCTCGTCCATTAGTAATTTATTTCCAACAAATAACGTTTTAGTTGTATCTCCATCAACTAATGTACCACTAATACCCCTACCGATAATCGTTTGATAATCGGCGATATTTTTAATCATTGGTCCTGTTATTTTAGACTCAAATTTATCCTTAAAGTTTTCTACAATTGCATTGCCCAATGGATGACTGGAATTTAACTCCATTGATACCACATAACTTGCAAAAGTCTCAACCGGCAAATCGGTGATATAATCAGTCATTGAAGGTTTACCTTCTGTTAATGTTCCAGTTTTATCAAATATTATTGCACTGATATTTTTAGATAATTCAAATACTTCAGTATCTTTTATAAGTATCCCCAAATTTGCAGAACGCCCTAAACCTACGGTAACAGCCGTAGGAATAGCAATACCTAAAGCACACGGACATGCAATTACTATTACAGATATAAATATGGTAGCGGATACTAATAACCCATAACCGTTTAAATACCAATAACTTGAAAATATTATCGCTAATAAAAATACAACAGGTATGAAATAATTAACCAATCTATCAGCGATATTTTGGAAATTTGGCTTAGTTGATTGTGCTTGCTTAACTACTTCAATTATTTGAGCGAGTAATGACTCTTTACCAATTTTTTGAGCCATAATCTGCAATACACCTTCTTGATTTATCGTACCGCCTATTACACTATCTCCTTTGTGTTTTGCATTTGGTATTGGCTCACCAGTTATTGAAGATTCATCTACATAACTACTACCCGTATATACAACACCATCTACAGGTATCTTTTCACCGGATTTAACAAGTACTATATCCCCTTTTTCTATTCTATCAACTGGTACTTTAGAATATTTTTCAACTCCGTTTTCAAATTCGACTATAATCGCATATTTGACCTGTAAACTCATTAATTCTTTTATAGCTTTTGAAGTCTTTCCTTTTGCTTTTCCTTCCAAATATTTGCCGAGCGTTAATAAAGTTGCTAACATTACGGGCGTAGAATATACAATAAAGTCCTGAGACAAAATTCCAAAAGTTGCCAAAATGGATGCTAAAAAGGACGCCACAATACCCAGTGTATACATTACGTTCATATTTAAGTATTTGTGGTTTACTGCAATGTATCCGCCCTTAATTATTGGCCAGGCCACATAATACATAGGGAATAAAGATATTATCAATAATCCGAAGTTTTTTAAAATTGCGTTTATAGGGGTCATACTTACCAGTACGAGAAGTATTGAAAAAACGACACCTATCCATATTTGAAGTTTTTTATGCTCTAATTCAAGCTCTTTTTTACTTTTAAGTGGTCTTGGCAATTTTGATGTATGATTTAATCCATTTTTATTTTTAGATATTATTGCAATATCCATATTTAAATTAGAATCGTTTTCTGTTGTTTTTTGTCTTTCTATTGTATTATTATTATTATTATTATTATTTTCGGAATTTTTTGAAATTTCTAAGGCTTTATCTCGGGAATTTTTAAGTTCGATATTTGAATCTTTTAATTTTTTAATTCTATTTGTATAACTAACATTTGATTTTTCATTATTTTCGTTATTCTCTTTATTATTTTTCGGCGCTGTTTCTTTAATACTTTTTACATTTCTTTTAACGGTTAAATCGGTTAAATCAGCATCTTCTTTTTTCACTTTGATTTTTACAATATTTTTAGGAACTTGTTCCTCCCCTGCAATTTCAAAAGTAAATCCTAATTCCACGATAATCTTGGTAATGTCATCTAATTTTACAATATCGGGATTATATTCGACTCGTGCAATTTCAGTAACTGGATTAATAGAGATATATTTAACTCCATTAAGCTTTAAAACGTTGTTTTCGATATTTGACGCACAACTACTGCAGTGCATTCCAAATATTTGTAAGGATATTTTTTTAGTATTCTTTGTATTATTCGCATTATTATAAATATTAGTATTATTATCAATATTAGCATCCTTATTTTTAGTATTTTCATTATCATTACTATCTTTAATACCATCTAATTTATTATCATCCTTGGTATCGGCATTTATCTCATTTTTATGTCCTATAACTCCATAGCCCTCGCTATTGATGTTTTTTAGGTTATTTTTATTAGTATTTTTATTACTATTATTATTTTTACCATTTTTATTATCGATATTAATTATTTCGTATTCAAAGCCTAATTCTACAATTTTATCCAATATTTCATCCAAATCTACCATATTCTCATTATAGTCTATAACCCCTATTTCAGTAATCGGGTTGATTACTATGGAATTAACTCCGTTAAGCTTTAAAACGTTGTTTTCGATATTTGACGCACAACTACTGCAATGCATTCCAAATATTTGTAAGTCTATTTTCATAACAATCCCAAAATACAACATAAATAAGTGTTGTTAGATAGCTCCCATCATCTATTCGTCTATAATTTATCTATATTATTATATATTTATAAATTTAATTTTGTAATTATATATGTTTTTTTAAATGATTTTAATAAAAATTTAATATTTTACAAAATTAAACACTTTTATATAATATCGTTTTATCGTTTAAATTTAAGCGTACTTAAATAATTAATATAGGATATTCTAACTAGTTATATATAAATACTACGATTTTGCACCTTTAAATTATTAATTTTTATAGTAATATTATTATTATTAGTATTAATAATCAATATCAGTTGCAATACCATAAAACTGTAGTATATTATTTAAAACCATAATTTGATAAATGTTCTTTAAATTCAGAATTTAATTCCTCCACATTTATTTTAAGTAATATTGGGGTACTATAGGGATGAATTTCACTAAATAAATTACATAGCTCATTCCAATTTTTTGAAGATGTTTTGTAAACTACCCCTACCTCATAGCTCGTAATGATTTGACTATTTCCATCATCCATATTCTTCAAAATTTTTTCATTGTAATCTAAAGTGTCAGAAGTTTTGCCAAGATATAAAGAATTATGCTCCCAAAAATTAGCACAAAATATTAACTTTTTTTCAAGTAATAATTCAGAAATACTTTTAGCAGAATTTAAACTCGGAAAAGTTGAGTATATTAATATCATAGATTTAACCGCCTATAAATTTTAAATTAATAGTAAATCGGTAAATATAGTTGATAATTTAATATATAATAATGTAAAAAGCATAAATTTATGGCTATTAAAAAAGTTGTTAAAAATAATTATTATTTTTATTTTTTATTCTATTTTTTAGGTTATTATTATTATTATTATTATTATTACTATTATTACTATTATTATTCATTAGAATGATTGCTACTTCCCAATTTTCTTCCAAATTCACGGCATGCCCGTAATTCCTCTAACTGTGGTGTAAATCTTATTTTTAAACAATCGTCGTCTATAACTTTATAGTTTAATTTTTTAAAAGTTTCTTCAATATGTTCTGTAGCACATTCTACCCATCCGTAGGAGCCAAAAGCTACACCAACCTTATCTACGGGCTTCAAATCCTCTAACCACGATAATATATTTCGTACTGGAGGATATATGTTAGCATTCATTGTAGGAGAACCTACAAGTACATAACGAGCATTCATAATTTCATTCATAATCGTATTTATTGAAGATTCGGTATTTAATATCCTAACTTTTACACCACTATTAATTAATCCATCTGCGAGTGCATAAGCTATTTTTTCAGTAGCTCCGTACATTGTACCGTATAATATTACTGCTTTATTTTCAGGAACGTCAGAGCTCCAAACTGCATATTTATAGATTATATCGTCAACTAAATCGCCCCTCCAAACAGTGCCGTGTGCTGGACAAATATAGTTTATTTCATATTGCGATAATTCTTCTAATACCGAACCTACAAACATTCGATATGGCAATATAATAGAAGCAAAATAATCTTTAGCCTCATAAAATGACCTACTACCGCCATCAATTTGGTCTGCAAATCTCTCAGAAGATGCTAAATGTTGACCAAATGCATCGTTAGAATAAAGTACTCCATCACTCGAATAAGTGACCATATTATCTGTCCAGTGCAACATCGGCGTCCTTATAAATTTTAAAGTTCTCTCGCCAATTTCTAAAGTTTCATTCGTATCTACGACCACGAAATGCCATTCTCTCGTATCATACATTCGTTCTAAATATTCCTTTGTAACTTTATTTGCTATAACTTTAGCACCTGTATCTCTTACTAAATACTCTAAACTACTACTATGGTCCATTTCAGAGTGGTTAATCACAATATAATCAATTTTTTGAGGATTTATCACTTTTGCAATATTCTCGATAAATGCATCATAATATTCTTTTTTTACTGCGTCAATTATAACTTTTTTATCATCAAGTATCAAATATGAATTATAGCTCGTGCCGTGTATATCAAAACCGTGAAAATGAGATGCTTTCCAATCTACAACCCCTACTTGATATACCCTATCGGTAATTTTCATAACTACACCTTTTAGATTAAATAATTTGGATAAATTAAATAAAGTAGATTATATTATTATATTATTATATTATTATATTATTACAATAGTATACTAATATAATATTATATTAGAATTATAACCTAAAACTGTCTAAGGTATTTTATTTTATCCGTAGTACTTGTATTATCAGTATATTTATTCCCAATATGCCCTCCATTATATTGATAATTACCAAATACTATATAATGTAGTAATTTATTAATTATTCATTATTATTCTTAATATATAATATATTATATTGGACAGATTACATCTTATAATTTACCATAGTAATTTATTTAGTTCATTTGTTTTAATACATTATTATTTATGAAAATTTCAATATATAAATTAACTGCATTATTAGAATTATTTATGAAAAGATAGTGCATATTCTAAAGAGGACGAAACATGTACGAACAAGTAATCATTATTAGAAATGATTTAAAAATGGGTAAAGGTAAAATAGCAGCACAAGCAAGTCATGCTGCAATACAGGCTTTTTTGCACGCTGAAAAAATATGCCCTGACGTAGTTAAAAAATGGATGAATGAAGGTCAAAAAAAAGTAGTTTTAAAAGTTAATTCTGAAAGTGAACTATTGGAAGTATTTAAAAACGCCAACATAGAAGGTTTACCTGTTGGATTAATTAGGGACGCAGGCAGGACGCAGATTGCTTCTGGAACCCTTACTGCAGTAGGAATAGGCCCTGAAAAAGAAGAAAAAATTTCTAAAATTACCAAAGATTTAAAATTGTTATAGAATAAATTGATAAAATGAATTGATAAAATGAATTGAAATTAAAATGTATGGTTTAATATATATTATAAAAGATATACAATATATCAATATAATTAGTATGTTAAAATATAATATCAATATTATGATAATAGTACAGTGATAATCTGAATAATATAATGATAATATTGTTTTAAATTATATTAAATATATGAATATGGAAAATATAGGAAATATGAAAAATATGTTTAATTATATTTATTTGGTGATATTATGACGGTTAAAATTGCAGAACTTACTTGCGGTGCTGAATATAGTGGCGTACAAGCTGAAATAGAAAAAGCTGCCCAATTAGTTGGTGGAGAAATCGTATTTCCAGAGGTGGACCTTGAATATATCGATGAAATTCAAAAACATCTTGGTTTCGAAGTAGCTTCAG
Protein-coding regions in this window:
- a CDS encoding heavy metal translocating P-type ATPase; this translates as MKIDLQIFGMHCSSCASNIENNVLKLNGVNSIVINPITEIGVIDYNENMVDLDEILDKIVELGFEYEIINIDNKNGKNNNSNKNTNKNNLKNINSEGYGVIGHKNEINADTKDDNKLDGIKDSNDNENTKNKDANIDNNTNIYNNANNTKNTKKISLQIFGMHCSSCASNIENNVLKLNGVKYISINPVTEIARVEYNPDIVKLDDITKIIVELGFTFEIAGEEQVPKNIVKIKVKKEDADLTDLTVKRNVKSIKETAPKNNKENNENNEKSNVSYTNRIKKLKDSNIELKNSRDKALEISKNSENNNNNNNNTIERQKTTENDSNLNMDIAIISKNKNGLNHTSKLPRPLKSKKELELEHKKLQIWIGVVFSILLVLVSMTPINAILKNFGLLIISLFPMYYVAWPIIKGGYIAVNHKYLNMNVMYTLGIVASFLASILATFGILSQDFIVYSTPVMLATLLTLGKYLEGKAKGKTSKAIKELMSLQVKYAIIVEFENGVEKYSKVPVDRIEKGDIVLVKSGEKIPVDGVVYTGSSYVDESSITGEPIPNAKHKGDSVIGGTINQEGVLQIMAQKIGKESLLAQIIEVVKQAQSTKPNFQNIADRLVNYFIPVVFLLAIIFSSYWYLNGYGLLVSATIFISVIVIACPCALGIAIPTAVTVGLGRSANLGILIKDTEVFELSKNISAIIFDKTGTLTEGKPSMTDYITDLPVETFASYVVSMELNSSHPLGNAIVENFKDKFESKITGPMIKNIADYQTIIGRGISGTLVDGDTTKTLFVGNKLLMDENNISIPKKYLKKLDEYQEDAQSIVLLAVDNEIKGLVAIADKVKPNAKTTIANLMNLGISPYMITGDNKKTATVIGNQLGIPEENIYSEILPNEKSEIVLKIRDELNKDIKFKKVAKTCILQDNPSDKIERNISNHKLKRVVFVGDGINDAPALSVSDIGVAVGSGTDIAIESGDVVLMNDDITSVYKFIKLSKRVYQQIKINLFWAIAYNSILIPIAGGLLIPYGIIFRPEYAAFAMMLSSLSVVGFTLTLRNYMPK
- the cutA gene encoding divalent cation tolerance protein CutA, producing MILIYSTFPSLNSAKSISELLLEKKLIFCANFWEHNSLYLGKTSDTLDYNEKILKNMDDGNSQIITSYEVGVVYKTSSKNWNELCNLFSEIHPYSTPILLKINVEELNSEFKEHLSNYGFK
- a CDS encoding FprA family A-type flavoprotein produces the protein MKITDRVYQVGVVDWKASHFHGFDIHGTSYNSYLILDDKKVIIDAVKKEYYDAFIENIAKVINPQKIDYIVINHSEMDHSSSLEYLVRDTGAKVIANKVTKEYLERMYDTREWHFVVVDTNETLEIGERTLKFIRTPMLHWTDNMVTYSSDGVLYSNDAFGQHLASSERFADQIDGGSRSFYEAKDYFASIILPYRMFVGSVLEELSQYEINYICPAHGTVWRGDLVDDIIYKYAVWSSDVPENKAVILYGTMYGATEKIAYALADGLINSGVKVRILNTESSINTIMNEIMNARYVLVGSPTMNANIYPPVRNILSWLEDLKPVDKVGVAFGSYGWVECATEHIEETFKKLNYKVIDDDCLKIRFTPQLEELRACREFGRKLGSSNHSNE
- the pth2 gene encoding peptidyl-tRNA hydrolase Pth2 — its product is MYEQVIIIRNDLKMGKGKIAAQASHAAIQAFLHAEKICPDVVKKWMNEGQKKVVLKVNSESELLEVFKNANIEGLPVGLIRDAGRTQIASGTLTAVGIGPEKEEKISKITKDLKLL